The following proteins are co-located in the Brienomyrus brachyistius isolate T26 unplaced genomic scaffold, BBRACH_0.4 scaffold35, whole genome shotgun sequence genome:
- the LOC125721880 gene encoding uncharacterized protein LOC125721880 isoform X13 → MTMHYVGQNILICTSSDPVHDTAEIPSTQAWEPKLEETEVAVSTDCPPSQDPVHYTAEAPSPQALKPKLEETEVAVSTDCPPSQDPVHDTAETPSTQAWEPKLEETEVAVSTDCPPSPEPVHDTAEAPSPQALEPKLEETEVAMSTDCPPSPEPVYYTAETPSPQALEPEMYEIEVELSSDHEDDQALNLRKRGTAKKPGSQKKQKKHAGVHKTSRNERVLSEDESTDNSEVDVRPPNGRPLGTAIQLLSQKKQKKHAGVHKTSRNKRVLSEGESTDNSEAEEERPSKQRKLGTAKKQGSQKKQKKHAGVHKTSRKERVLSEDESTDNSEAEEERPSKRQKLGTAKKQGSQKKQKKHAGVHKTSRNERVLSEDESTDNSEAEEERPSKQRKLGTAKKQGSQKKQKKHAGVHKTSRNERVLSEDESTDNSEAEEERPSKQRKLGTAKKQGSQKKKKHAGVHKTGRNERVLSEDESTDNSEAEEERPSKQRKLGTAKKQGSQKKQKKHAGVHKTSRNERVLSEDESTDNSEAEEGRPSKRQKLGTAKKQGSQKKQKKHAGVHKTSRNERVLSEDESTDNSEAEEERPSKQRKLGTAKKQGSQKKVHHRSSQEPELQESSRSEEDHENALEWEYQEDIECEGDAEDELILKYRTRNSNNQKAPRRPQQIPRKLFMPTNEIKWSSSPDIAQPYCPATLHKVPGPTKLAVRQVSDIRSAFELFISKSIQKDLLKMTNLEGKRIYRKQWKDMDDVDMHAFYGVLILSSVYKSKREKPRSLWDPKTGRPIFSAVMSWMDFNKCTNCLRFDKWKKECARQQEDELAEIQPVWDKWVEQLPLMYNPGSNVTVDERLIKFKGRCSFKQYMPSKLARYGIKIWAACDAASSYAWNMQICTEKAKDVISKRDQGMRVMFDMTQGLSGHHITCGGFFTSYDLGQKLLKRNMTMVGPILRKKPELPPEISTLKERKVTSSEFLYTANTTLVSYISRKGKNVILMSTLHREGQISDREDKKPEMILHYNATKGGVDNLDRLMACYSCQRKTLRWPHMIFYNMMDISAYNAFVIWLAIQPDWEKSNSNKRWRLFLEELGRELVLPHIQRTERIPRAPAAALVIRRFRVEAAVTTGAGFNPPLPTAAAGGVLEKRCQDCPPWKDATTASVCTTCKRFICVKHRVKLCFGCV, encoded by the exons ATGACAATGCATTACGTGGGTCAGAACATTCTCATCTGCACATCTTCAGATCCAGTACATGACACGGCTGAAATACCTTCAACACAAGCCTGGGAGCCAAAATTGGAAGAAACTGAG GTTGCCGTGTCGACAGACTGCCCGCCTTCCCAAG ATCCAGTACATTACACTGCCGAAGCACCTTCACCACAAGCCTTGAAGCCAAAATTGGAAGAGACTGAG GTTGCTGTGTCGACAGACTGCCCGCCTTCCCAAG ATCCAGTACATGACACGGCTGAAACACCTTCAACACAAGCCTGGGAGCCAAAATTAGAAGAAACTGAG GTTGCCGTGTCGACAGACTGCCCGCCTTCCCCAG AGCCAGTACATGACACGGCTGAAGCACCTTCACCACAAGCCTTGGAGCCAAAATTGGAAGAGACTGAG GTTGCCATGTCGACAGACTGCCCGCCTTCCCCAG AGCCAGTATATTACACGGCTGAAACACCTTCCCCACAAGCCCTGGAACCGGAAATGTATGAGATTGAG GTGGAGCTGTCCTCAGATCATGAAGATGATCAGGCGTTGAATCTGCGAAAACGGGGCACTGCGAAAAAACCAGGCTCCCAAAAAAAG CAGAAAAAGCATGCTGGAGTGCATAAAACAAGCCGAAACGAGAGAGTCCTCTCAGAGGATGAAAGCACAGACAACTCAGAAGTTGATGTGAGGCCACCGAACGGGCGACCACTGGGCACTGCAATTCAACTCCTCTCCCAAAAAAAG CAGAAAAAGCATGCTGGAGTGCATAAAACAAGCCGAAACAAGAGAGTCCTCTCAGAGGGTGAAAGCACAGACAACTCAGAAGCTGAAGAGGAAAGACCATCAAAACAACGAAAACTGGGCACTGCAAAAAAACAAGGCTCCCAAAAAAAG CAGAAAAAGCATGCTGGAGTGCATAAAACAAGCCGAAAAGAAAGAGTCCTCTCAGAGGATGAAAGCACAGACAACTCAGAAGCTGAAGAGGAAAGACCATCAAAACGACAAAAACTGGGCACTGCAAAAAAACAAGGCTCCCAAAAAAAG CAGAAAAAGCATGCTGGAGTGCATAAAACAAGCCGAAACGAGAGAGTCCTCTCAGAGGATGAAAGCACAGACAACTCAGAAGCTGAAGAGGAAAGACCATCAAAACAACGAAAACTGGGCACTGCAAAAAAACAAGGCTCCCAAAAAAAG CAGAAAAAGCATGCTGGAGTGCATAAAACAAGCCGAAACGAGAGAGTCCTCTCAGAGGATGAAAGCACAGACAACTCAGAAGCTGAAGAGGAAAGACCATCAAAACAACGAAAACTGGGCACTGCAAAAAAACAAGGCTCCCAAAAAAAG AAAAAGCATGCTGGAGTGCATAAAACAGGCCGAAACGAGAGAGTCCTCTCAGAGGATGAAAGCACAGACAACTCAGAAGCTGAAGAGGAAAGACCATCAAAACAACGAAAACTGGGCACTGCAAAAAAACAAGGCTCCCAAAAAAAG CAGAAAAAGCATGCTGGAGTGCATAAAACAAGCCGAAACGAGAGAGTCCTCTCAGAGGATGAAAGCACAGACAACTCAGAAGCTGAAGAGGGAAGGCCATCAAAACGACAAAAACTGGGCACTGCAAAAAAACAAGGCTCCCAAAAAAAG CAGAAAAAGCATGCTGGAGTGCATAAAACAAGCCGAAACGAGAGAGTCCTCTCAGAGGATGAAAGCACAGACAACTCAGAAGCTGAAGAGGAAAGGCCATCAAAACAACGAAAACTGGGCACTGCAAAAAAACAAGGCTCCCAAAAAAAG GTACACCACCGTTCTTCCCAAG AACCAGAATTGCAAGAATCGTCAAGGAGTGAAGAAGACCATGAGAATGCGTTAGAATGGGAGTATCAAGAGGACATTGAATGTGAGGGTGATGCAGAAGATGAACTCATTCTGAAGTACAGAACTCGAAACTCTAACAACCAAAAAGCCCCACGGCGACCCCAGCAGATACCAAGAAAACTATTCATGCCCACTAATGAGATTAAATGGTCATCATCTCCAGATATTGCACAACCTTACTGTCCTGCTACATTACATAAGGTACCCGGGCCCACGAAATTGGCAGTGAGACAGGTCAGTGACATAAGGTCAGCATTTGAACTATTTATTTCCAAGTCAATCCAGAAAGACCTTCTGAAAATGACCAACCTTGAGGGAAAACGCATTTACCGTAAGCAATGGAAAGACATGGATGACGTGGATATGCATGCCTTCTATGGGGTCCTCATCCTCTCAAGTGTCTACAAATCAAAACGTGAGAAACCTAGAAGTCTGTGGGATCCCAAGACAGGAAGACCTATTTTCAGTGCAGTAATGTCATGGATGGACTTCAACAAATGCACAAATTGCTTAAGATTTGACAAGTGGAAAAAAGAATGTGCCAGACAACAGGAGGACGAGTTGGCAGAAATACAACCTGTGTGGGACAAGTGGGTTGAGCAGCTTCCACTTATGTATAATCCAGGATCCAATGTGACTGTGGATGAGCGCCTTATTAAATTTAAAGGCCGTTGCTCATTCAAGCAGTATATGCCGTCCAAACTAGCAAGGTATGGCATAAAAATCTGGGCTGCATGTGATGCTGCTTCATCCTATGCATGGAACATGCAAATCTGCACCGAAAAGGCAAAGGACGTAATCTCAAAGAGAGACCAGGGAATGCGGGTGATGTTCGACATGACGCAGGGCCTCAGCGGCCACCACATCACTTGTGGTGGCTTTTTCACATCATATGACCTGGGGCAAAAACTCCTCAAGCGCAACATGACTATGGTTGGCCCAATATTGCGCAAAAAGCCAGAGCTGCCGCCGGAGATTTCCACACTGAAGGAGAGGAAAGTGACATCCTCAGAGTTTTTATATACAGCCAATACTACTCTGGTGTCGTACATATCACGGAAGGGCAAAAATGTGATACTGATGAGTACACTGCATCGAGAGGGACAGATCAGTGACAGGGAAGACAAGAAACCGGAGATGATTCTGCATTATAATGCCACAAAAGGAGGGGTAGACAATTTAGACAGGTTGATGGCCTGTTACAGCTGCCAACGAAAGACTTTACGGTGGCCCCATATGATCTTTTATAACATGATGGATATATCCGCATACAACGCTTTCGTGATCTGGCTGGCAATACAGCCAGACTGGGAAAAAAGTAACTCCAATAAGCGTTGGAGATTGTTTCTAGAGGAGCTGGGAAGGGAACTTGTGCTTCCTCACATCCAAAGAACAGAGAGGATTCCAAGGGCTCcggcagctgctttggtgataaGAAGGTTTCGAGTGGAGGCTGCTGTAACGACAGGTGCAGGATTCAACCCTCCGCTGCCTACA GCTGCCGCTGGTGGTGTATTGGAGAAACGCTGCCAGGATTGTCCCCCTTGGAAGGACGCAACGACGGCTTCCGTGTGCACCACCTGCAAGAGATTTATCTGTGTGAAGCACAGAGTGAAGCTCTGCTTCGGATGCGTGTAG
- the LOC125721880 gene encoding nucleolar protein dao-5-like isoform X15 yields the protein MTMHYVGQNILICTSSDPVHDTAEIPSTQAWEPKLEETEVAVSTDCPPSQDPVHYTAEAPSPQALKPKLEETEVAVSTDCPPSQDPVHDTAETPSTQAWEPKLEETEVAVSTDCPPSPEPVHDTAEAPSPQALEPKLEETEVAMSTDCPPSPEPVYYTAETPSPQALEPEMYEIEVELSSDHEDDQALNLRKRGTAKKPGSQKKQKKHAGVHKTSRNERVLSEDESTDNSEVDVRPPNGRPLGTAIQLLSQKKQKKHAGVHKTSRNKRVLSEGESTDNSEAEEERPSKQRKLGTAKKQGSQKKQKKHAGVHKTSRKERVLSEDESTDNSEAEEERPSKRQKLGTAKKQGSQKKQKKHAGVHKTSRNERVLSEDESTDNSEAEEERPSKQRKLGTAKKQGSQKKQKKHAGVHKTSRNERVLSEDESTDNSEAEEERPSKQRKLGTAKKQGSQKKKKHAGVHKTGRNERVLSEDESTDNSEAEEERPSKQRKLGTAKKQGSQKKQKKHAGVHKTSRNERVLSEDESTDNSEAEEGRPSKRQKLGTAKKQGSQKKKKHAGVHKTGRNERVLSEDESTDNSEAEEERPSKQRKLGTAKKQGSQKKVHHRSSQEPELQESSRSEEDHENALEWEYQEDIECEGDAEDELILKYRTRNSNNQKAPRRPQQIPRKLFMPTNEIKWSSSPDIAQPYCPATLHKVPGPTKLAVRQVSDIRSAFELFISKSIQKDLLKMTNLEGKRIYRKQWKDMDDVDMHAFYGVLILSSVYKSKREKPRSLWDPKTGRPIFSAVMSWMDFNKCTNCLRFDKWKKECARQQEDELAEIQPVWDKWVEQLPLMYNPGSNVTVDERLIKFKGRCSFKQYMPSKLARYGIKIWAACDAASSYAWNMQICTEKAKDVISKRDQGMRVMFDMTQGLSGHHITCGGFFTSYDLGQKLLKRNMTMVGPILRKKPELPPEISTLKERKVTSSEFLYTANTTLVSYISRKGKNVILMSTLHREGQISDREDKKPEMILHYNATKGGVDNLDRLMACYSCQRKTLRWPHMIFYNMMDISAYNAFVIWLAIQPDWEKSNSNKRWRLFLEELGRELVLPHIQRTERIPRAPAAALVIRRFRVEAAVTTGAGFNPPLPTAAAGGVLEKRCQDCPPWKDATTASVCTTCKRFICVKHRVKLCFGCV from the exons ATGACAATGCATTACGTGGGTCAGAACATTCTCATCTGCACATCTTCAGATCCAGTACATGACACGGCTGAAATACCTTCAACACAAGCCTGGGAGCCAAAATTGGAAGAAACTGAG GTTGCCGTGTCGACAGACTGCCCGCCTTCCCAAG ATCCAGTACATTACACTGCCGAAGCACCTTCACCACAAGCCTTGAAGCCAAAATTGGAAGAGACTGAG GTTGCTGTGTCGACAGACTGCCCGCCTTCCCAAG ATCCAGTACATGACACGGCTGAAACACCTTCAACACAAGCCTGGGAGCCAAAATTAGAAGAAACTGAG GTTGCCGTGTCGACAGACTGCCCGCCTTCCCCAG AGCCAGTACATGACACGGCTGAAGCACCTTCACCACAAGCCTTGGAGCCAAAATTGGAAGAGACTGAG GTTGCCATGTCGACAGACTGCCCGCCTTCCCCAG AGCCAGTATATTACACGGCTGAAACACCTTCCCCACAAGCCCTGGAACCGGAAATGTATGAGATTGAG GTGGAGCTGTCCTCAGATCATGAAGATGATCAGGCGTTGAATCTGCGAAAACGGGGCACTGCGAAAAAACCAGGCTCCCAAAAAAAG CAGAAAAAGCATGCTGGAGTGCATAAAACAAGCCGAAACGAGAGAGTCCTCTCAGAGGATGAAAGCACAGACAACTCAGAAGTTGATGTGAGGCCACCGAACGGGCGACCACTGGGCACTGCAATTCAACTCCTCTCCCAAAAAAAG CAGAAAAAGCATGCTGGAGTGCATAAAACAAGCCGAAACAAGAGAGTCCTCTCAGAGGGTGAAAGCACAGACAACTCAGAAGCTGAAGAGGAAAGACCATCAAAACAACGAAAACTGGGCACTGCAAAAAAACAAGGCTCCCAAAAAAAG CAGAAAAAGCATGCTGGAGTGCATAAAACAAGCCGAAAAGAAAGAGTCCTCTCAGAGGATGAAAGCACAGACAACTCAGAAGCTGAAGAGGAAAGACCATCAAAACGACAAAAACTGGGCACTGCAAAAAAACAAGGCTCCCAAAAAAAG CAGAAAAAGCATGCTGGAGTGCATAAAACAAGCCGAAACGAGAGAGTCCTCTCAGAGGATGAAAGCACAGACAACTCAGAAGCTGAAGAGGAAAGACCATCAAAACAACGAAAACTGGGCACTGCAAAAAAACAAGGCTCCCAAAAAAAG CAGAAAAAGCATGCTGGAGTGCATAAAACAAGCCGAAACGAGAGAGTCCTCTCAGAGGATGAAAGCACAGACAACTCAGAAGCTGAAGAGGAAAGACCATCAAAACAACGAAAACTGGGCACTGCAAAAAAACAAGGCTCCCAAAAAAAG AAAAAGCATGCTGGAGTGCATAAAACAGGCCGAAACGAGAGAGTCCTCTCAGAGGATGAAAGCACAGACAACTCAGAAGCTGAAGAGGAAAGACCATCAAAACAACGAAAACTGGGCACTGCAAAAAAACAAGGCTCCCAAAAAAAG CAGAAAAAGCATGCTGGAGTGCATAAAACAAGCCGAAACGAGAGAGTCCTCTCAGAGGATGAAAGCACAGACAACTCAGAAGCTGAAGAGGGAAGGCCATCAAAACGACAAAAACTGGGCACTGCAAAAAAACAAGGCTCCCAAAAAAAG AAAAAGCATGCTGGAGTGCATAAAACAGGCCGAAACGAGAGAGTCCTCTCAGAGGATGAAAGCACAGACAACTCAGAAGCTGAAGAGGAAAGACCATCAAAACAACGAAAACTGGGCACTGCAAAAAAACAAGGCTCCCAAAAAAAG GTACACCACCGTTCTTCCCAAG AACCAGAATTGCAAGAATCGTCAAGGAGTGAAGAAGACCATGAGAATGCGTTAGAATGGGAGTATCAAGAGGACATTGAATGTGAGGGTGATGCAGAAGATGAACTCATTCTGAAGTACAGAACTCGAAACTCTAACAACCAAAAAGCCCCACGGCGACCCCAGCAGATACCAAGAAAACTATTCATGCCCACTAATGAGATTAAATGGTCATCATCTCCAGATATTGCACAACCTTACTGTCCTGCTACATTACATAAGGTACCCGGGCCCACGAAATTGGCAGTGAGACAGGTCAGTGACATAAGGTCAGCATTTGAACTATTTATTTCCAAGTCAATCCAGAAAGACCTTCTGAAAATGACCAACCTTGAGGGAAAACGCATTTACCGTAAGCAATGGAAAGACATGGATGACGTGGATATGCATGCCTTCTATGGGGTCCTCATCCTCTCAAGTGTCTACAAATCAAAACGTGAGAAACCTAGAAGTCTGTGGGATCCCAAGACAGGAAGACCTATTTTCAGTGCAGTAATGTCATGGATGGACTTCAACAAATGCACAAATTGCTTAAGATTTGACAAGTGGAAAAAAGAATGTGCCAGACAACAGGAGGACGAGTTGGCAGAAATACAACCTGTGTGGGACAAGTGGGTTGAGCAGCTTCCACTTATGTATAATCCAGGATCCAATGTGACTGTGGATGAGCGCCTTATTAAATTTAAAGGCCGTTGCTCATTCAAGCAGTATATGCCGTCCAAACTAGCAAGGTATGGCATAAAAATCTGGGCTGCATGTGATGCTGCTTCATCCTATGCATGGAACATGCAAATCTGCACCGAAAAGGCAAAGGACGTAATCTCAAAGAGAGACCAGGGAATGCGGGTGATGTTCGACATGACGCAGGGCCTCAGCGGCCACCACATCACTTGTGGTGGCTTTTTCACATCATATGACCTGGGGCAAAAACTCCTCAAGCGCAACATGACTATGGTTGGCCCAATATTGCGCAAAAAGCCAGAGCTGCCGCCGGAGATTTCCACACTGAAGGAGAGGAAAGTGACATCCTCAGAGTTTTTATATACAGCCAATACTACTCTGGTGTCGTACATATCACGGAAGGGCAAAAATGTGATACTGATGAGTACACTGCATCGAGAGGGACAGATCAGTGACAGGGAAGACAAGAAACCGGAGATGATTCTGCATTATAATGCCACAAAAGGAGGGGTAGACAATTTAGACAGGTTGATGGCCTGTTACAGCTGCCAACGAAAGACTTTACGGTGGCCCCATATGATCTTTTATAACATGATGGATATATCCGCATACAACGCTTTCGTGATCTGGCTGGCAATACAGCCAGACTGGGAAAAAAGTAACTCCAATAAGCGTTGGAGATTGTTTCTAGAGGAGCTGGGAAGGGAACTTGTGCTTCCTCACATCCAAAGAACAGAGAGGATTCCAAGGGCTCcggcagctgctttggtgataaGAAGGTTTCGAGTGGAGGCTGCTGTAACGACAGGTGCAGGATTCAACCCTCCGCTGCCTACA GCTGCCGCTGGTGGTGTATTGGAGAAACGCTGCCAGGATTGTCCCCCTTGGAAGGACGCAACGACGGCTTCCGTGTGCACCACCTGCAAGAGATTTATCTGTGTGAAGCACAGAGTGAAGCTCTGCTTCGGATGCGTGTAG
- the LOC125721880 gene encoding nucleolar protein dao-5-like isoform X31: protein MTMHYVGQNILICTSSDPVHDTAEIPSTQAWEPKLEETEVAVSTDCPPSQDPVHYTAEAPSPQALKPKLEETEVAVSTDCPPSQDPVHDTAETPSTQAWEPKLEETEVAVSTDCPPSPEPVHDTAEAPSPQALEPKLEETEVAMSTDCPPSPEPVYYTAETPSPQALEPEMYEIEVELSSDHEDDQALNLRKRGTAKKPGSQKKQKKHAGVHKTSRNERVLSEDESTDNSEVDVRPPNGRPLGTAIQLLSQKKQKKHAGVHKTSRNERVLSEDESTDNSEAEEERPSKQRKLGTAKKQGSQKKQKKHAGVHKTSRNERVLSEDESTDNSEAEEERPSKQRKLGTAKKQGSQKKKKHAGVHKTGRNERVLSEDESTDNSEAEEERPSKQRKLGTAKKQGSQKKQKKHAGVHKTSRNERVLSEDESTDNSEAEEGRPSKRQKLGTAKKQGSQKKKKHAGVHKTGRNERVLSEDESTDNSEAEEERPSKQRKLGTAKKQGSQKKQKKHAGVHKTSRNERVLSEDESTDNSEAEEERPSKQRKLGTAKKQGSQKKVHHRSSQEPELQESSRSEEDHENALEWEYQEDIECEGDAEDELILKYRTRNSNNQKAPRRPQQIPRKLFMPTNEIKWSSSPDIAQPYCPATLHKVPGPTKLAVRQVSDIRSAFELFISKSIQKDLLKMTNLEGKRIYRKQWKDMDDVDMHAFYGVLILSSVYKSKREKPRSLWDPKTGRPIFSAVMSWMDFNKCTNCLRFDKWKKECARQQEDELAEIQPVWDKWVEQLPLMYNPGSNVTVDERLIKFKGRCSFKQYMPSKLARYGIKIWAACDAASSYAWNMQICTEKAKDVISKRDQGMRVMFDMTQGLSGHHITCGGFFTSYDLGQKLLKRNMTMVGPILRKKPELPPEISTLKERKVTSSEFLYTANTTLVSYISRKGKNVILMSTLHREGQISDREDKKPEMILHYNATKGGVDNLDRLMACYSCQRKTLRWPHMIFYNMMDISAYNAFVIWLAIQPDWEKSNSNKRWRLFLEELGRELVLPHIQRTERIPRAPAAALVIRRFRVEAAVTTGAGFNPPLPTAAAGGVLEKRCQDCPPWKDATTASVCTTCKRFICVKHRVKLCFGCV from the exons ATGACAATGCATTACGTGGGTCAGAACATTCTCATCTGCACATCTTCAGATCCAGTACATGACACGGCTGAAATACCTTCAACACAAGCCTGGGAGCCAAAATTGGAAGAAACTGAG GTTGCCGTGTCGACAGACTGCCCGCCTTCCCAAG ATCCAGTACATTACACTGCCGAAGCACCTTCACCACAAGCCTTGAAGCCAAAATTGGAAGAGACTGAG GTTGCTGTGTCGACAGACTGCCCGCCTTCCCAAG ATCCAGTACATGACACGGCTGAAACACCTTCAACACAAGCCTGGGAGCCAAAATTAGAAGAAACTGAG GTTGCCGTGTCGACAGACTGCCCGCCTTCCCCAG AGCCAGTACATGACACGGCTGAAGCACCTTCACCACAAGCCTTGGAGCCAAAATTGGAAGAGACTGAG GTTGCCATGTCGACAGACTGCCCGCCTTCCCCAG AGCCAGTATATTACACGGCTGAAACACCTTCCCCACAAGCCCTGGAACCGGAAATGTATGAGATTGAG GTGGAGCTGTCCTCAGATCATGAAGATGATCAGGCGTTGAATCTGCGAAAACGGGGCACTGCGAAAAAACCAGGCTCCCAAAAAAAG CAGAAAAAGCATGCTGGAGTGCATAAAACAAGCCGAAACGAGAGAGTCCTCTCAGAGGATGAAAGCACAGACAACTCAGAAGTTGATGTGAGGCCACCGAACGGGCGACCACTGGGCACTGCAATTCAACTCCTCTCCCAAAAAAAG CAGAAAAAGCATGCTGGAGTGCATAAAACAAGCCGAAACGAGAGAGTCCTCTCAGAGGATGAAAGCACAGACAACTCAGAAGCTGAAGAGGAAAGACCATCAAAACAACGAAAACTGGGCACTGCAAAAAAACAAGGCTCCCAAAAAAAG CAGAAAAAGCATGCTGGAGTGCATAAAACAAGCCGAAACGAGAGAGTCCTCTCAGAGGATGAAAGCACAGACAACTCAGAAGCTGAAGAGGAAAGACCATCAAAACAACGAAAACTGGGCACTGCAAAAAAACAAGGCTCCCAAAAAAAG AAAAAGCATGCTGGAGTGCATAAAACAGGCCGAAACGAGAGAGTCCTCTCAGAGGATGAAAGCACAGACAACTCAGAAGCTGAAGAGGAAAGACCATCAAAACAACGAAAACTGGGCACTGCAAAAAAACAAGGCTCCCAAAAAAAG CAGAAAAAGCATGCTGGAGTGCATAAAACAAGCCGAAACGAGAGAGTCCTCTCAGAGGATGAAAGCACAGACAACTCAGAAGCTGAAGAGGGAAGGCCATCAAAACGACAAAAACTGGGCACTGCAAAAAAACAAGGCTCCCAAAAAAAG AAAAAGCATGCTGGAGTGCATAAAACAGGCCGAAACGAGAGAGTCCTCTCAGAGGATGAAAGCACAGACAACTCAGAAGCTGAAGAGGAAAGACCATCAAAACAACGAAAACTGGGCACTGCAAAAAAACAAGGCTCCCAAAAAAAG CAGAAAAAGCATGCTGGAGTGCATAAAACAAGCCGAAACGAGAGAGTCCTCTCAGAGGATGAAAGCACAGACAACTCAGAAGCTGAAGAGGAAAGGCCATCAAAACAACGAAAACTGGGCACTGCAAAAAAACAAGGCTCCCAAAAAAAG GTACACCACCGTTCTTCCCAAG AACCAGAATTGCAAGAATCGTCAAGGAGTGAAGAAGACCATGAGAATGCGTTAGAATGGGAGTATCAAGAGGACATTGAATGTGAGGGTGATGCAGAAGATGAACTCATTCTGAAGTACAGAACTCGAAACTCTAACAACCAAAAAGCCCCACGGCGACCCCAGCAGATACCAAGAAAACTATTCATGCCCACTAATGAGATTAAATGGTCATCATCTCCAGATATTGCACAACCTTACTGTCCTGCTACATTACATAAGGTACCCGGGCCCACGAAATTGGCAGTGAGACAGGTCAGTGACATAAGGTCAGCATTTGAACTATTTATTTCCAAGTCAATCCAGAAAGACCTTCTGAAAATGACCAACCTTGAGGGAAAACGCATTTACCGTAAGCAATGGAAAGACATGGATGACGTGGATATGCATGCCTTCTATGGGGTCCTCATCCTCTCAAGTGTCTACAAATCAAAACGTGAGAAACCTAGAAGTCTGTGGGATCCCAAGACAGGAAGACCTATTTTCAGTGCAGTAATGTCATGGATGGACTTCAACAAATGCACAAATTGCTTAAGATTTGACAAGTGGAAAAAAGAATGTGCCAGACAACAGGAGGACGAGTTGGCAGAAATACAACCTGTGTGGGACAAGTGGGTTGAGCAGCTTCCACTTATGTATAATCCAGGATCCAATGTGACTGTGGATGAGCGCCTTATTAAATTTAAAGGCCGTTGCTCATTCAAGCAGTATATGCCGTCCAAACTAGCAAGGTATGGCATAAAAATCTGGGCTGCATGTGATGCTGCTTCATCCTATGCATGGAACATGCAAATCTGCACCGAAAAGGCAAAGGACGTAATCTCAAAGAGAGACCAGGGAATGCGGGTGATGTTCGACATGACGCAGGGCCTCAGCGGCCACCACATCACTTGTGGTGGCTTTTTCACATCATATGACCTGGGGCAAAAACTCCTCAAGCGCAACATGACTATGGTTGGCCCAATATTGCGCAAAAAGCCAGAGCTGCCGCCGGAGATTTCCACACTGAAGGAGAGGAAAGTGACATCCTCAGAGTTTTTATATACAGCCAATACTACTCTGGTGTCGTACATATCACGGAAGGGCAAAAATGTGATACTGATGAGTACACTGCATCGAGAGGGACAGATCAGTGACAGGGAAGACAAGAAACCGGAGATGATTCTGCATTATAATGCCACAAAAGGAGGGGTAGACAATTTAGACAGGTTGATGGCCTGTTACAGCTGCCAACGAAAGACTTTACGGTGGCCCCATATGATCTTTTATAACATGATGGATATATCCGCATACAACGCTTTCGTGATCTGGCTGGCAATACAGCCAGACTGGGAAAAAAGTAACTCCAATAAGCGTTGGAGATTGTTTCTAGAGGAGCTGGGAAGGGAACTTGTGCTTCCTCACATCCAAAGAACAGAGAGGATTCCAAGGGCTCcggcagctgctttggtgataaGAAGGTTTCGAGTGGAGGCTGCTGTAACGACAGGTGCAGGATTCAACCCTCCGCTGCCTACA GCTGCCGCTGGTGGTGTATTGGAGAAACGCTGCCAGGATTGTCCCCCTTGGAAGGACGCAACGACGGCTTCCGTGTGCACCACCTGCAAGAGATTTATCTGTGTGAAGCACAGAGTGAAGCTCTGCTTCGGATGCGTGTAG